GTGCTCGAAGCGCTGATCGCTCGCCCCGGGCGGGTGATGAGCAAGGAGCAGCTCGCTGCCCAGGTGTTTGGGCTGGACGAAGAAGCCAGCCCCGATGCGATCGAAATCTACATCCATCGCCTGCGCAAGAAACTCGACGGCCACCCGGTGGCCATCGTGACTTTCCGCGGCCTGGGCTATTTGCTCGAGCACCGCGATGCGTGACAACGGCAGCCTGCGCGGTCGGCTGCTGGGCAACCTTGCGCTGCTGCTGGTGGTGCTGATGCTGGCCAGCGGCCTGAGTGCCTACTGGAACGGGCGTGAGGCCGCTGATACCGCCTACGACCGTACCTTGCTGGCTTCAGCCAGGACGATCGCCGCGGGCCTGTCGCAGCGCGACGGCACGTTGAGCGCCGATGTACCGTACGTGGCACTGGATACGTTCGCCTACGACAGTGCCGGGCGCATCTACTACCAGGTGCTGGATATCAACCAAAAGCTGATCTCCGGCTACGAAAAGCTCCCGCCGCCGCCGCCGGGCACCCCGCGCACCGATGATTACCCTGCATTGGCGCGCTTTTACGATGCGACTTACCTCGGCCAGGACGTGCGGGTGGTCAGCCTGCTCAAGGCCGTGACCGAGCCGAACATGAACGGCATGGCCGAAATCCGCGTGGCCGAAACCGAAGAGGCGCGGGTGCGCATGGCCCGCGGCTTGATGGCCGACACACTGCTACGCCTGGGCATGCTGGCGCTCGGCGCGTTGGTGATGGTCTGGTTTGCGGTGAGCGCGGCGCTGCGACCACTGGAGCGCCTGCGTACGGCGGTGGAGGAGCGCCAGCCGGATGACCTGCGTGCACTGCCGGTCGTGCAGGTACAGCGTGAGCTGGACCCGTTGGTGCGCGCCCTGAACCACTTCACCGAGCGCTTGCGCGGGCAGTTCGAGCGGCAGGCTCAATTCATTGCCGAGGCTGCCCATGAACTGCGTACCCCCTTGGCTGCACTCAAGGCCCGGGTGGAACTGGGGTTGCGTTCGCAGCAGCCTGACGAGTGGCGGCAAACGCTCGAATCTGCAGCCCAGGGCACAGATCGCCTGACTCACTTGGCTAACCAGCTGTTATCGCTTGCGCGGGTGGAAAACGGTGCCCGGGCGATTGCCGAAGGTGGTGCGCAGCGCCTGGACTTGAGCCAGCTTGCCCGTGAACTGGGTATGGCGATGGCACCGTTGGCCTACAACCGGGGGGTGGCATTGGCGCTGGAGGCCGAGGCGCCGGTGTGGCTCAAAGGCGAGCCGACTTTGCTCAACGAATTGCTCAGCAACCTGGTGGATAACGCATTGGCCCATACGCCATCGGGTGGCAACGTGATCCTGCGTGTGCTCGCGCCTGCGCTACTTGAGGTGGAGGATGATGGGCCGGGTATTCCCGAAGACGAGCGTGAACGGGTGTTCGAGCGATTCTACCGGCGTAGTGCACAGGGGAGCGGCCTTGGGCTGGCCATTGTGGGGGAAATCTGCCGGGCACATCTGGCGCAGATCAGCCTGCATGACGGGGAGAAGGGCGGGTTGAAGGTTCGGGTGAGTTTCATTGCGGATTGACGGTTAGCCGTGCGGAATTTCCCGAGACGAAACCCGCACGGGCATCACTCTATCCGCGCAACATGCTCCGCGCTTCCAGCAGTTCGCCCATCTCCAGTTCCGTACCGAAAGGCAGCCCCAGATGCCGGTAGGCCGGCAGCGCCGCCAACGGCCGGTTACGCCCTCGCAGGCTGATGCAGCGGGCAATCTGCACCACATCGATGTAGTCGACCTTGTCGGTTTGGCGGTCCAGGTCCTGCACTTGGCTGGGCAGGTTCACCAACTGCTCCGGAAACTCCCAGGACGAAAGGATTTTGTCACCAAGCACGGGCTGAATCTGCTCGATCACATAGTGCAGGCACACCGGGTCGGAAAGCAGCTCATTGTGCTCTTCGGCATAGATCAGCACGGGCAGGGCGCCGATCTGATTCACCAACCCGCCAAGGGTTGCCTGGTCTGGTTTGAGCTGAGTGTAGCGACGGCACAACTCGTAGCTGATACCGGCAACTTCCAGGCTGTTGGCCCAGATATCCCGCAACTTTTGCTCTACAGCCGGCGAGCGAGCATGGAAAATCTGCTCGATCACCAGGCCGATCGCCAGGTTGCAACTGTAGTTGATCCCCAGTCGCGTGATGGCAGTGTGCAGGTCCGTGACTTCTACCGCCGCGCGCAACAGGGGGCTGTTGACCACTTTGATCAGGCGCGCTGACAGCGCAGCGTCGCGGCCGATCACCTTGCTCAACGCGGCAACGCTGATTTCGCTGTCTTCGGCGGCCTCGCGGATGCTCAAGGCAACCTCGGGCAGCGTCGGCAGGACCAGGTCATCGTTGTCGATGGCGGCAAGCAACTGCGCTTGGACCATCTCGGCCAGCTTGTTCATGGACTTCTCTACTGCAAAGGTGTCAGCGCTGGATTTCTCGATCGCGGTCCAGTTCGTATGGCAGGTCGAGTACCTGCAGGCTTGGCCCTTCCAG
The genomic region above belongs to Pseudomonas sp. PSKL.D1 and contains:
- a CDS encoding HDOD domain-containing protein, which gives rise to MNKLAEMVQAQLLAAIDNDDLVLPTLPEVALSIREAAEDSEISVAALSKVIGRDAALSARLIKVVNSPLLRAAVEVTDLHTAITRLGINYSCNLAIGLVIEQIFHARSPAVEQKLRDIWANSLEVAGISYELCRRYTQLKPDQATLGGLVNQIGALPVLIYAEEHNELLSDPVCLHYVIEQIQPVLGDKILSSWEFPEQLVNLPSQVQDLDRQTDKVDYIDVVQIARCISLRGRNRPLAALPAYRHLGLPFGTELEMGELLEARSMLRG
- a CDS encoding sensor histidine kinase, whose translation is MRDNGSLRGRLLGNLALLLVVLMLASGLSAYWNGREAADTAYDRTLLASARTIAAGLSQRDGTLSADVPYVALDTFAYDSAGRIYYQVLDINQKLISGYEKLPPPPPGTPRTDDYPALARFYDATYLGQDVRVVSLLKAVTEPNMNGMAEIRVAETEEARVRMARGLMADTLLRLGMLALGALVMVWFAVSAALRPLERLRTAVEERQPDDLRALPVVQVQRELDPLVRALNHFTERLRGQFERQAQFIAEAAHELRTPLAALKARVELGLRSQQPDEWRQTLESAAQGTDRLTHLANQLLSLARVENGARAIAEGGAQRLDLSQLARELGMAMAPLAYNRGVALALEAEAPVWLKGEPTLLNELLSNLVDNALAHTPSGGNVILRVLAPALLEVEDDGPGIPEDERERVFERFYRRSAQGSGLGLAIVGEICRAHLAQISLHDGEKGGLKVRVSFIAD